One window from the genome of Flavobacterium agricola encodes:
- a CDS encoding NADH-quinone oxidoreductase subunit C — MNLDCNTIQNALQNQFPEKVSDFVTIHDMLTFEVAAHANLEVMQFLKNDANMQFNFLTDVCGIHLAENEPNRQLCVVYHMHNWVANIRIRFKCFLPIDAPKIKSVVSLFLSANWQERETYDFYGIIFEGHPQLKRILNMDEMVVFPLRKEFPLEDGGRTDKDDRFFGRESSCV, encoded by the coding sequence ATGAATTTAGATTGCAATACGATACAAAATGCGTTGCAAAATCAGTTTCCAGAAAAGGTTTCTGATTTCGTTACCATTCACGATATGCTAACTTTTGAGGTTGCAGCTCATGCTAACTTAGAGGTTATGCAGTTTTTAAAAAATGATGCGAACATGCAGTTTAATTTTTTAACAGATGTATGCGGAATTCATTTAGCTGAAAACGAACCTAACCGACAACTTTGCGTGGTTTACCACATGCACAATTGGGTAGCAAACATACGCATCCGCTTCAAATGCTTTTTACCAATTGATGCGCCTAAAATTAAATCTGTAGTTTCTTTGTTTTTAAGTGCCAATTGGCAAGAAAGAGAAACGTATGATTTTTACGGAATTATTTTCGAAGGCCATCCGCAGCTAAAACGTATTTTAAATATGGATGAAATGGTAGTTTTTCCATTACGAAAAGAATTCCCTCTAGAAGATGGAGGACGAACAGATAAGGACGATCGTTTTTTTGGTCGCGAATCTTCATGTGTTTAA
- a CDS encoding NADH-quinone oxidoreductase subunit D yields the protein MSELLLQPEERFAIEIEKRKALDGTELTVLNLGPTHPATHGIFQNLLLMDGERIVDGEGTVGYIHRAFEKIAENRPFYQINVLTDRLNYCSSPINNMCWWMTIEKALNIEIPKRVQYLRVIIMELARIADHIICSSVMGVDTGALTGFLYVFQYREKIYEIYEEICGARLTTNMGRIGGFERDWNDIAWKKIHEFLEEFPPIWKEFESMLERNRIFMDRTVGVGGISAEQAISYGFTGPNLRAAGVDYDVRVMSPYSSYEDFEFEIPVGKNGDCYDRFCVRNAEVWESLKIIRQAIDKLPEGPYHADVPHYYLPPKEDVYTSMESLIYHFKIIMGEVPVPVTEVYHAVEGGNGELGFYLLTDGSRTPYRLHFRRPCFIYYQAFNEIVKGSMLSDAIATLSSLNVIAGELDA from the coding sequence ATGTCTGAATTATTATTACAGCCCGAAGAAAGATTTGCTATCGAAATCGAAAAAAGAAAAGCTTTAGATGGTACCGAACTTACTGTACTAAATCTTGGTCCAACGCATCCAGCAACGCACGGTATTTTCCAGAACTTATTATTAATGGACGGCGAGCGTATTGTTGATGGCGAAGGAACCGTAGGATATATTCATAGAGCATTCGAAAAAATTGCCGAAAACCGTCCGTTTTACCAAATCAACGTTTTAACAGACCGTTTAAACTATTGTTCCTCACCAATCAATAACATGTGTTGGTGGATGACTATAGAAAAGGCTTTAAATATAGAAATTCCTAAACGCGTACAATATTTACGAGTTATTATTATGGAGTTGGCTCGTATTGCCGATCATATTATTTGTAGTTCGGTAATGGGGGTAGATACTGGTGCTTTAACCGGATTTTTATATGTGTTTCAATACCGCGAAAAAATTTACGAAATCTACGAAGAAATTTGTGGTGCTCGTTTAACTACAAACATGGGTAGAATTGGTGGTTTTGAACGCGATTGGAATGATATTGCATGGAAAAAAATACATGAGTTTTTAGAAGAGTTTCCACCTATTTGGAAAGAATTTGAAAGCATGCTAGAGCGTAACCGTATTTTTATGGATCGTACCGTAGGAGTAGGAGGTATTTCTGCAGAACAGGCAATTAGCTATGGTTTCACAGGACCAAATTTACGTGCTGCTGGTGTAGATTATGATGTACGCGTTATGAGTCCTTATTCATCTTACGAAGATTTTGAATTCGAAATTCCGGTTGGTAAAAATGGCGATTGTTACGACCGTTTTTGTGTTCGTAATGCTGAAGTTTGGGAAAGTTTAAAAATCATTCGCCAAGCTATTGATAAGTTACCAGAAGGTCCTTATCATGCAGACGTACCTCATTATTACTTGCCTCCAAAAGAAGATGTTTATACCTCAATGGAATCTTTAATTTATCACTTTAAAATCATAATGGGCGAGGTGCCGGTTCCGGTAACCGAAGTTTATCATGCGGTTGAAGGCGGAAACGGTGAATTAGGATTCTATTTGTTAACAGACGGCAGTCGTACGCCATATCGCTTACATTTCCGTCGCCCGTGTTTTATTTATTACCAAGCATTCAATGAAATCGTTAAAGGATCAATGCTGTCTGATGCAATTGCTACCTTATCAAGTTTAAATGTAATTGCTGGTGAATTAGATGCTTAA
- a CDS encoding NADH-quinone oxidoreductase subunit NuoE family protein codes for METKSTNYKQTINFTPELITRLNELLTHYPADKKKSALLPVLHEVQDAHDNWLSVELQEKVAEFLELKPIEVFEVVTFYTMYNQKPVGKYMFEFCSTSCCMLRGSDDLIDYTCVKLGIQPGQTTPDGMFSVAAVQCLGACGYAPMMQIGDYYHEHLTPQKIDQIIEDCKAGKIIIHDK; via the coding sequence ATGGAAACAAAATCAACAAACTATAAACAAACAATAAATTTCACGCCCGAGTTAATAACCCGTTTAAACGAGTTATTAACTCATTACCCGGCGGATAAAAAAAAATCGGCTTTATTACCAGTGTTGCACGAAGTGCAAGATGCGCATGATAATTGGTTAAGCGTTGAGCTACAAGAAAAAGTTGCCGAGTTTTTAGAATTAAAACCTATTGAAGTTTTTGAGGTGGTAACTTTTTATACCATGTACAACCAAAAACCTGTAGGTAAATATATGTTCGAGTTTTGTTCAACATCTTGTTGCATGCTTCGCGGATCTGACGATTTGATAGATTACACATGTGTTAAGCTTGGCATTCAGCCAGGGCAAACTACGCCAGACGGCATGTTTAGTGTAGCAGCAGTACAGTGTTTAGGAGCCTGCGGATATGCACCTATGATGCAAATTGGCGATTACTACCACGAACATTTAACGCCTCAAAAAATAGATCAAATTATTGAGGATTGTAAAGCAGGAAAAATTATAATTCACGATAAATAA
- the nuoF gene encoding NADH-quinone oxidoreductase subunit NuoF, with product MGKKILLDKINIPGIKTYQVYRDNGGYAAVEKALTMDPDAITEEVKTSGLRGRGGAGFPTGLKWSFLDKKSGKPRHLVCNADESEPGTFKDRYLMEHIPHLLIEGMIVSSFALGANSSYIYIRGEYMWVFKILERAIKEAYEAGWLGKNIKGSGYNLDLYVHCGAGAYICGEETALLESLEGKRGNPRMKPPFPAVSGLWGNPTVVNNVESIASVPWIVLNSGEEYAKIGNGRSTGTKLISASGHCRKPGVYEIELGLTVDEFMNSDEYLGGMMDGRPLKAIVPGGSSVPILPQHLIFKTAEGTDRLMTYESLADGGFATGSALGSGGFIVYNDTACIVRNTWNFARFYAHESCGQCSPCREGTGWLEKVLHRIEIGLGREEDIELLWSIQSKIEGNTICPLGDAAAWPVAAAIRHFRDEFEYHIRFPEKIKNRNHFVDEPFEKVKHMLQKQSI from the coding sequence ATGGGCAAAAAAATATTATTAGATAAAATAAATATTCCGGGTATAAAAACCTATCAGGTTTACCGTGATAACGGCGGTTATGCTGCTGTTGAAAAAGCATTAACCATGGATCCGGATGCGATAACTGAAGAAGTTAAAACTTCAGGTTTACGTGGTCGTGGTGGTGCAGGTTTCCCAACCGGATTAAAATGGAGTTTTTTAGATAAAAAATCAGGTAAACCACGTCATTTAGTTTGTAATGCAGACGAATCGGAACCTGGAACTTTTAAAGACCGCTATTTAATGGAACACATTCCGCACTTGTTGATTGAAGGAATGATTGTTTCTAGTTTCGCCTTAGGCGCAAACAGCTCTTACATTTACATTCGTGGAGAATATATGTGGGTTTTTAAAATTTTAGAACGTGCTATTAAAGAAGCTTACGAGGCAGGTTGGCTTGGTAAAAATATTAAAGGTTCGGGCTATAATTTAGATTTATACGTGCACTGTGGTGCCGGAGCATACATTTGTGGAGAAGAAACGGCGTTGCTAGAATCTTTAGAAGGTAAACGCGGAAATCCACGTATGAAACCGCCTTTCCCAGCTGTTAGCGGTTTATGGGGTAATCCAACGGTGGTAAATAATGTTGAATCTATTGCATCTGTGCCTTGGATTGTTTTGAATTCTGGCGAGGAATATGCAAAAATAGGAAACGGCCGTTCTACCGGAACCAAACTAATTTCAGCTTCAGGACATTGCAGAAAACCTGGGGTTTATGAAATTGAACTAGGATTAACGGTTGATGAATTTATGAATTCTGACGAATATTTAGGTGGTATGATGGATGGACGCCCATTAAAAGCAATTGTACCCGGAGGTTCGTCTGTGCCAATTCTTCCGCAACATTTAATCTTTAAAACAGCCGAAGGAACCGATCGATTAATGACATACGAATCTTTAGCAGATGGCGGTTTTGCAACCGGATCAGCATTGGGTTCTGGCGGATTTATTGTGTATAACGATACCGCTTGTATTGTAAGAAATACATGGAATTTTGCACGCTTTTATGCGCACGAAAGTTGCGGACAATGTTCACCATGCCGTGAAGGAACGGGGTGGTTAGAAAAAGTTTTACATCGCATCGAAATCGGTTTAGGACGTGAAGAAGATATTGAATTGTTATGGAGCATTCAATCTAAAATAGAAGGCAATACCATTTGTCCTTTAGGTGATGCAGCAGCATGGCCGGTAGCAGCAGCTATTAGACATTTTAGAGATGAATTTGAATATCACATTCGTTTTCCAGAAAAAATTAAAAACAGAAATCATTTTGTAGATGAACCTTTTGAAAAGGTAAAACACATGCTACAAAAACAAAGCATATAA
- a CDS encoding 2Fe-2S iron-sulfur cluster-binding protein, which produces MKVTIDGQEIDVEPGTTILQAARMIGGESVPPAMCYYSKLEGSGGKCRACLVEVSKGSEADPRPMPKMMPSCKTNVMDGMEVKSITSERALDARKAVTEFLLINHPLDCPVCDQAGECDLQNLSFEHGKGASRYIEPKRTFAPEDIGDNIQLHMNRCILCYRCVMVADQLTDGRCHGVINRGEHAQISTYIKKAITNDFSGNMIDVCPVGALTDKTFRFKSRVWFNKPMNAYRDCDKCAGKVTLWMFGNEIQRVTGRKDEYHEVDEFICNTCRFDKKEVNDWVIEGPRKFEKDSVINQNNYTSVMEDVVIKTEKQILLGREQDRKKISMKDIPLDNTENK; this is translated from the coding sequence ATGAAAGTTACTATAGACGGACAAGAAATAGATGTTGAACCAGGAACAACTATTTTACAAGCAGCTAGAATGATTGGTGGCGAATCGGTACCACCGGCTATGTGCTATTATTCTAAGCTTGAAGGTAGTGGTGGTAAATGCCGTGCGTGCTTGGTTGAGGTTTCTAAAGGTAGTGAAGCAGATCCGCGTCCAATGCCTAAAATGATGCCATCATGCAAAACCAATGTCATGGATGGGATGGAAGTAAAAAGCATTACATCTGAACGTGCTTTAGATGCGCGTAAAGCAGTTACTGAGTTTTTACTTATAAATCACCCGTTAGATTGTCCGGTTTGTGACCAAGCAGGAGAATGTGATTTACAAAACCTATCGTTTGAACACGGTAAAGGAGCTTCACGTTATATTGAACCGAAACGCACTTTTGCGCCAGAAGATATTGGTGACAACATTCAACTACATATGAATCGTTGTATTTTATGCTACCGCTGTGTTATGGTTGCTGATCAACTTACAGACGGACGTTGCCACGGTGTGATTAATCGCGGGGAACATGCACAAATTTCTACCTACATTAAAAAAGCCATTACCAACGATTTTTCTGGTAACATGATTGATGTTTGCCCTGTAGGAGCATTAACAGATAAAACATTCCGTTTTAAATCTCGTGTTTGGTTTAATAAACCTATGAATGCGTATCGTGATTGTGATAAATGTGCAGGTAAAGTTACTTTATGGATGTTCGGAAACGAAATTCAGCGTGTAACGGGCCGAAAAGATGAATATCATGAAGTTGACGAATTTATTTGCAACACCTGCCGTTTTGATAAAAAAGAAGTAAATGATTGGGTGATTGAAGGACCGCGTAAGTTTGAAAAAGATTCGGTTATCAATCAAAACAATTATACCAGCGTAATGGAAGATGTGGTTATTAAAACCGAAAAACAGATTTTATTAGGTCGAGAACAAGACCGTAAAAAAATCAGTATGAAAGATATTCCGTTAGATAATACAGAAAATAAGTAG
- the nuoH gene encoding NADH-quinone oxidoreductase subunit NuoH → MEQAIIIEKSIFIVVIFAITMLMAMYATLAERKIAAWLQDRIGPNRAGPGGILQPLADGLKLFAKEEFLPNTPNKFLFVFGPFISMTMALMTSAVLPWGDKLIIGGREVVLQATDIDVALLYVFAVLSVGVYGIMIGGWASNNKYSLMSAMRAASQMISYEVAMGMAIIALIMMEGTLSLREIAANQEGMNWNVFYQPLGFLIFLVCSFAETNRTPFDLAECEAELIGGYHTEYSSMRMGFFLFAEYASMFISSAILAVMYFGAYNYPGMQWMAENVGVNAANIIGIFVLFAKICFFIFFYMWVRWTIPRFRYDQLMNLGWKILIPLAIVNIIITGVVILLIKS, encoded by the coding sequence ATGGAGCAAGCAATAATTATTGAAAAAAGTATTTTTATTGTAGTCATTTTTGCTATAACAATGCTTATGGCTATGTACGCAACTTTAGCCGAACGTAAAATTGCTGCTTGGTTGCAAGACCGAATTGGGCCAAACAGAGCAGGTCCGGGCGGAATTTTACAACCTTTAGCAGACGGATTAAAACTTTTTGCAAAAGAAGAATTTTTACCCAATACGCCAAACAAGTTTTTGTTTGTTTTTGGTCCGTTTATTTCTATGACCATGGCGTTAATGACCAGTGCGGTTTTACCTTGGGGAGATAAATTAATTATTGGCGGCCGTGAAGTTGTTTTACAAGCTACCGATATTGATGTTGCCTTATTGTATGTTTTTGCCGTTTTATCTGTTGGGGTTTACGGGATTATGATTGGTGGATGGGCATCTAATAATAAATATTCCTTAATGTCAGCAATGCGTGCTGCTTCTCAGATGATTTCGTACGAAGTTGCTATGGGAATGGCCATTATTGCATTAATTATGATGGAAGGCACATTAAGCCTTCGAGAAATTGCTGCTAATCAGGAAGGAATGAATTGGAACGTATTTTATCAACCGTTAGGTTTTTTAATATTTTTAGTTTGTTCGTTCGCAGAAACCAATCGTACGCCTTTTGATTTAGCTGAATGTGAAGCTGAGTTAATTGGAGGATATCATACCGAGTATTCATCAATGCGAATGGGATTCTTTTTGTTTGCAGAATATGCCAGCATGTTCATTTCATCAGCCATTTTAGCCGTTATGTATTTTGGAGCTTACAATTACCCAGGCATGCAATGGATGGCAGAGAATGTTGGTGTTAATGCAGCAAACATTATTGGCATTTTTGTATTGTTTGCCAAAATCTGTTTCTTCATTTTCTTTTATATGTGGGTACGTTGGACCATTCCGCGTTTCCGTTACGATCAGTTAATGAATTTAGGATGGAAAATTTTAATTCCATTAGCAATTGTTAATATTATAATCACGGGTGTTGTGATTTTACTTATAAAATCCTAA
- a CDS encoding NuoI/complex I 23 kDa subunit family protein codes for MSLEGVSLSGRKKQVVNNKMTFWERTYLIAIGQGMLITLRHLFKKKVTFKYPEQTRPFSENYRGQHMLKRDELGRENCTACGLCALSCPAEAISMKAAERKPGEEHLYREEKYAAIYEINMLRCIFCGLCEEACPKDAIYLTESKVFVKSSTNREDFIFGKDRLVMPLEMAIKNTQAIKS; via the coding sequence ATGTCGTTAGAAGGAGTTTCATTATCAGGCAGAAAAAAGCAGGTTGTAAATAACAAAATGACCTTTTGGGAGCGCACATATTTAATTGCGATTGGACAAGGTATGTTAATTACGCTGCGTCACTTATTCAAGAAAAAAGTTACGTTTAAATATCCAGAACAAACCCGTCCGTTTAGCGAAAATTATCGCGGGCAACATATGTTAAAACGCGATGAGCTAGGGCGTGAAAATTGTACTGCTTGTGGTTTGTGTGCTTTGTCGTGCCCTGCCGAAGCAATTAGTATGAAAGCTGCCGAACGCAAACCCGGCGAAGAACATTTGTACCGAGAAGAAAAATATGCTGCTATATATGAAATTAATATGTTGCGCTGCATTTTTTGCGGTTTATGTGAAGAAGCTTGCCCTAAAGATGCTATTTATTTAACCGAATCAAAAGTTTTTGTAAAATCATCAACCAACCGTGAAGATTTTATTTTTGGAAAAGATAGATTAGTTATGCCTTTAGAAATGGCAATTAAAAATACTCAAGCTATTAAAAGCTAA
- a CDS encoding NADH-quinone oxidoreductase subunit J family protein — protein MVEIIFYILAAITLGTAFLTLLSRNPIHSAIYLVVCFFSLAGHYILLNAQFLAIVHIIVYSGAIMILMLFTIMLMNLNEQFEKHKPTLSIVAAVAAFCLLGLILLSALVRTQPIVETYYQSGEDFQSIKVLGQVLMNEYLVPFEFVSVLLLVAMIGAVLISKKEQLKAK, from the coding sequence ATGGTCGAAATAATTTTTTACATATTAGCTGCTATAACCTTAGGTACTGCATTTTTAACGTTGTTAAGCCGCAATCCCATTCATAGTGCTATTTATTTAGTGGTTTGTTTTTTCTCGTTAGCTGGGCATTATATTTTATTAAACGCACAGTTTTTAGCTATTGTTCATATCATTGTGTATTCGGGAGCTATTATGATTTTAATGCTTTTTACCATTATGTTAATGAACTTAAACGAGCAATTTGAAAAGCATAAACCAACCTTAAGCATTGTAGCCGCAGTTGCTGCTTTTTGCTTGTTAGGTTTAATTTTACTTTCTGCTTTAGTACGCACGCAACCAATTGTTGAAACGTATTACCAAAGCGGAGAAGATTTTCAGAGTATTAAAGTTTTAGGACAAGTTTTAATGAACGAATATTTAGTTCCGTTCGAATTTGTTTCGGTTTTATTACTTGTTGCTATGATTGGAGCGGTATTAATTTCTAAAAAAGAACAATTAAAAGCCAAATAA
- the nuoK gene encoding NADH-quinone oxidoreductase subunit NuoK — MESVLQQIGIESYLYLSALLFCVGAFGLLLRRNGIVMFMSIEIMLNAVNLSLVAFSTLHQDAAGQVFVFFSMAVAAAEVAVGLAILVSIYRNVGSIDINELKKLKG; from the coding sequence ATGGAGTCAGTATTACAACAAATAGGTATCGAATCGTATTTATACCTTTCCGCTTTACTGTTTTGCGTAGGTGCTTTTGGCTTACTACTTCGTAGAAATGGTATTGTAATGTTTATGTCAATAGAAATTATGCTTAACGCAGTAAACTTATCTTTAGTTGCTTTTTCAACCTTGCATCAAGATGCGGCCGGACAAGTTTTTGTTTTCTTTTCTATGGCTGTTGCTGCTGCTGAGGTTGCTGTTGGTTTAGCCATTTTAGTTTCTATATATAGAAATGTAGGAAGCATTGATATTAATGAACTTAAAAAATTAAAAGGATAA
- a CDS encoding complex I subunit 4 family protein yields the protein MMILTIILLYFLGAILTYLVGNKMASKVAFGFTALTFVAFMFLLAPANDVFISYDWIARPTIKFAFQLDGLSKVMLFLTTGLAPIIILTSLKTEIANAKAFYAFVLFMLGAMAGTFLAADGLLYYIFWELSLLPIFVIGLFWGNNKANDLKKVMLKFFSYTFASSLFMLASFIFLYNKAGSFLLSDLYAVSLNYSEQFWIFLGFFFAFAVKIPIIPFHTWQAKTYTLAPMVGTMLLSGIMLKMGLYSVIRWQIPIAPQAAESLADWVLILSIAGVVYGSVVALKQDNLKTFLAYSSLAHVGLIAAGAYSGTFDGISGAVLQMVAHGFVIIGLFYAVQIIEQRYKTILISELGGIRNWAPKFTSLFIILMVASVGLPGTFNFVGEFTILYGLATVNIWYAIFGGLSIIFGAYYMLKMFQYVMLGEAFEKPFADVSAYETIVFVLIIGALIYFGLYPKYISDVLEPAVTTIVNQINLVK from the coding sequence ATGATGATTCTAACAATTATTTTACTCTATTTTTTAGGAGCAATACTAACTTACCTTGTGGGTAATAAAATGGCATCCAAAGTTGCCTTTGGTTTTACTGCCCTAACTTTTGTAGCATTCATGTTTTTATTGGCTCCGGCTAATGATGTATTTATTAGCTACGATTGGATTGCAAGACCTACTATTAAATTCGCTTTTCAGCTAGATGGCCTTTCTAAAGTAATGTTGTTTTTAACAACCGGATTGGCTCCAATTATTATATTAACTTCCTTAAAAACAGAAATTGCAAATGCTAAAGCATTTTATGCTTTTGTATTGTTTATGCTAGGAGCTATGGCAGGAACCTTTTTAGCTGCCGATGGTTTGTTGTATTACATTTTCTGGGAATTATCTTTATTACCAATTTTTGTAATTGGTTTGTTTTGGGGGAATAATAAAGCAAATGATTTGAAGAAGGTTATGCTGAAGTTTTTCTCGTATACATTTGCATCTTCTTTATTCATGTTGGCTTCGTTTATATTTTTATACAACAAAGCAGGAAGCTTTTTATTAAGCGATTTATATGCTGTTTCACTTAATTACAGCGAACAGTTTTGGATATTTTTAGGATTCTTTTTTGCTTTTGCAGTTAAAATTCCAATTATTCCTTTTCATACTTGGCAAGCAAAAACGTATACCTTGGCACCGATGGTTGGTACGATGTTATTATCGGGTATTATGCTTAAAATGGGCTTGTATTCGGTTATTCGTTGGCAAATACCAATTGCACCACAAGCTGCCGAAAGTTTAGCAGATTGGGTTTTAATTTTAAGTATTGCAGGTGTAGTTTACGGTTCGGTTGTAGCTTTAAAGCAAGACAATTTAAAAACATTTTTGGCTTATTCATCCTTAGCGCACGTTGGTTTAATTGCTGCGGGTGCTTATAGCGGAACGTTTGATGGAATTTCTGGTGCGGTTTTACAAATGGTAGCGCACGGATTTGTAATTATTGGCTTGTTTTACGCCGTACAAATTATAGAACAACGTTACAAAACCATTTTAATTTCTGAGTTAGGTGGTATCCGAAACTGGGCTCCGAAATTCACTTCGCTGTTTATCATTTTAATGGTTGCATCGGTAGGTTTACCAGGTACATTTAACTTTGTTGGAGAATTTACCATTTTGTACGGATTAGCTACTGTAAATATTTGGTATGCTATCTTTGGTGGATTAAGCATTATTTTTGGCGCTTATTATATGTTAAAAATGTTTCAGTATGTAATGTTGGGCGAAGCTTTTGAAAAACCTTTTGCCGACGTTTCTGCTTATGAAACAATTGTTTTTGTATTGATTATTGGTGCTTTAATTTATTTTGGATTATATCCTAAATATATTTCTGATGTTTTAGAACCAGCTGTCACTACTATTGTTAATCAAATAAACTTAGTTAAGTAA
- a CDS encoding NADH-quinone oxidoreductase subunit N: protein MYTLIAITLLGICCLLLEIVNLRKIIIPFVSVGLVATLIYTLNQFGVEASYYNNMIVTSGFTVSFSSLLILLMLFIVLLSGDFYSKQAHKISDYISIKLFLLVGAIAMISFGNLAMFFLGLEVLSISLYILAGSNPLSLNSNEAGFKYFIMGSFASGIILFGISLIYGAVGSFDLGFIYEASHSASTPDWFYIGVVLIAIGMLFKASVVPFHFWAPDVYEGSPTIVTLTMTTVAKIAALATFIKLTFALTGNMNSNYNTLLIVLAVLSMCVGNIMALKQSNIKRTLAFSGISHAGFMLVVLVNTVLDVPTLLYYAVAYTTASIVAFSVVLVVTKDKETESLDLFKGFYKRSPLLAALFTGALLSMAGIPIFSGFFAKLFIFNDALLAGYPVVVILGVINSIIAVFYYFRIFKVIYSTNENESAIITTKIPPVYYVVAIAAIVLNIAIGVYPKLIMG from the coding sequence ATGTATACTTTAATCGCTATAACTTTACTTGGTATTTGCTGTCTTTTATTAGAGATTGTAAATCTTAGAAAAATAATAATTCCGTTTGTTAGCGTGGGTTTAGTTGCTACGTTAATTTATACCTTAAATCAATTTGGGGTAGAAGCTAGCTATTATAACAATATGATAGTAACCAGCGGGTTTACTGTTTCTTTTTCCAGCTTATTAATTTTATTAATGCTTTTTATCGTGCTTTTATCTGGCGATTTTTACAGCAAACAAGCACATAAAATATCCGATTATATTTCAATAAAACTTTTTTTATTAGTTGGTGCTATTGCTATGATTTCGTTCGGAAATTTAGCCATGTTCTTTTTAGGATTAGAAGTTTTATCTATTTCACTATATATTTTAGCAGGTAGTAATCCGTTAAGTTTAAATAGTAATGAAGCAGGTTTTAAGTACTTCATTATGGGATCGTTCGCCTCAGGAATTATTCTTTTTGGAATTTCATTAATTTACGGAGCTGTCGGATCTTTTGATTTAGGTTTTATTTATGAAGCTTCTCATTCTGCATCCACACCAGATTGGTTTTATATTGGCGTTGTTCTTATTGCTATAGGAATGTTGTTTAAGGCATCCGTTGTTCCATTTCATTTTTGGGCACCAGATGTTTACGAAGGTTCGCCAACTATTGTTACGCTTACCATGACAACCGTTGCTAAAATTGCAGCTTTAGCTACCTTTATTAAGTTAACGTTTGCCTTAACGGGTAACATGAATTCAAATTACAATACATTACTTATTGTTTTGGCTGTTTTATCTATGTGCGTAGGTAATATTATGGCATTAAAACAAAGCAATATAAAACGTACGTTAGCTTTTTCGGGTATTTCTCATGCTGGTTTTATGCTAGTTGTGTTGGTAAATACGGTGTTAGATGTTCCTACCTTATTATATTATGCAGTAGCCTATACAACGGCTAGCATTGTTGCTTTCTCGGTTGTGTTAGTAGTTACAAAAGATAAAGAAACAGAAAGCTTAGATTTATTTAAAGGATTTTACAAACGCAGTCCTTTATTAGCTGCGCTCTTTACAGGCGCTTTATTATCTATGGCGGGTATTCCTATTTTCTCAGGTTTTTTTGCTAAGCTTTTTATTTTTAATGATGCGTTGCTTGCCGGATATCCAGTTGTAGTTATTTTAGGAGTTATTAACTCTATAATTGCTGTATTTTATTATTTCAGAATTTTTAAAGTTATTTATTCTACTAACGAAAATGAATCTGCAATTATAACCACAAAAATTCCACCCGTTTATTATGTAGTTGCTATAGCAGCAATTGTTTTAAATATTGCAATCGGCGTTTATCCTAAATTAATCATGGGATAA